The following are encoded in a window of Helicoverpa armigera isolate CAAS_96S chromosome 24, ASM3070526v1, whole genome shotgun sequence genomic DNA:
- the LOC135118617 gene encoding inner centromere protein A-like isoform X2, with translation MSIFNELMTKINAISDDIVKNFNNDLQAAFDSLAKFEEEFHNGRRKAREKASKDITPMTTVHEDEDESTKSLDTDNTKRRSSTKSTTDLTVGRSSSESNPEKPQRASKKRSKHEVDDMLSPEQDKRQKRNASVKAQSIISKQVNVNLSAKLRREDTEKTSKGRRRKEDDKENSEPLLNIQIKQEKISLPPEPMDAETLPIEAEILVKKEVDDLAMPPPAMPVPRPRKAAAKEKADDSSEESAGKKRSTRSRKQTNDSVAPPVASTRSTRASSRSTRQLDADELPPPDARPKRTRAKKKVSETPEPEKAATAQESAPASPAEKPRPKRTRRGQKATEKQEEQPEEKHTEIAPPPTISPKEERLSNHDVSSPILQKEITKKGKKNPIVEVTRLNLDETDAETMKVGNVGDMDKTVVIPNGVYNHAPLTPKNVRNMNETVVIEAASRETMVIEKPQNAIMDATVVLDKDPKPVNLTDDNSLLTDDDDSQEIHTPPKQALPIIQPTSAVKEKVQQFEELASRVTRTKTRAMAKKEEEPETHTPPDKIVKPVLSAETLTKMNSMIFNGKPPQISSSATKPRANIVTSTKTMIPSSTSKLSGISRAAEELKREREDARKKKEAMLEAKRELQKKKREEKMAAAAAAREAAERERRAALEAAARERQEKQAHADLGKLERLKEVERKKQELARKVAETEERRRAEEQARQQRLAEEQRRADDARRKQLEEAAAMKKEAAFMAKEIEKRQKEYIEKQKMKRMEDKSHTPLKLGTAGWHGSALSPVYMADGFQYLNSDEDEEPAERPIPEWSTSKARKTQLSIQSLVQPSHVDRLFSVRVHSPDLRDIFPNIERARLKRTSSAVWRTPERLPALAE, from the exons ATGTCTATTTTTAACGAATTGATGACAAAAATCAATGCAATATCTGACGATATtgtaaaaaactttaataatgacTTACAG GCCGCGTTCGATTCTCTTGCTAAATTCGAAGAGGAATTTCATAATGGACGGAGAAAGGCGCGGGAGAAAGCATCTAAAGATATTACCCCTATGACGACCGTTCACGAGGATGAAG ACGAATCAACAAAATCATTGGACACCGACAACACAAAACGCAGATCCAGCACAAAATCTACCACCGACCTCACAGTGGGACGTAGCTCCTCAGAAAGTAACCCTGAGAAGCCTCAACGGGCTTCTAAGAAACGCAGCAAACACGAAGTGGATGACATGTTGAGCCCCGAACAGGATAAGAGACAGAAACGCAACGCTTCTGTTAAGGCACAGAGTATTATTAGTAAACAG GTGAACGTAAACTTATCGGCAAAGCTTCGTCGCGAGGATACAGAGAAGACATCAAAAGGTCGACGGCGTAAGGAAGATGACAAAGAAAACTCGGAACCACTGCTCAATATACAAA tCAAACAAGAGAAGATCTCATTACCACCAGAACCGATGGATGCGGAAACTTTGCCAATTGAAGCTGAGATATTAGTTAAGAAGGAAGTTGATGATCTTGCTATGCCTCCACCAGCCATGCCTGTGCCCC GGCCACGTAAAGCAGCTGCCAAAGAGAAGGCGGATGACAGCAGCGAGGAGTCTGCAGGCAAGAAGAGGAGCACCCGGAGCAGGAAGCAGACCAACGATAGTGTAGCACCACCCG TGGCATCCACGCGGTCGACTCGCGCCAGCTCCCGCTCGACGCGACAGCTCGACGCTGACGAGCTGCCGCCGCCCGACGCCCGCCCCAAGCGGACACGGGCTAAAAAG aAAGTATCAGAGACGCCGGAACCAGAGAAAGCGGCCACAGCACAAGAAAGTGCTCCAG CTTCACCGGCTGAAAAACCTCGGCCCAAAAGAACTAGACGAGGGCAGAAAGCTAC AGAGAAACAAGAAGAGCAACCAGAAGAAAAGCATACAGAAATCGCCCCACCACCCACAATTTCACCGAAAGAAGAAAGACTATCAAACCACGATGTTTCCTCCCCTATATTACAAAAGGAAATTACTAAGAAAGGCAAAAAGAACCCTATTGTTGAGGTCACAAGGCTGAATTTAGATGAAACTGATGCAGAAACTATGAAAGTTGGCAATGTAGGGGATATGGATAAAACTGTCGTTATACCCAATGGTGTTTATAATCATGCACCTCTTACGCCTAAGAATGTG cgCAATATGAACGAAACTGTAGTTATAGAAGCAGCGAGCAGAGAAACTATGGTGATAGAAAAACCACAAAATGCTATTATGGATGCTACAGTTGTACTTGATAAAG ATCCCAAACCAGTGAATTTAACAGATGATAACTCGTTGCTGACGGATGACGACGACTCGCAGGAAATTCACACGCCGCCCAAACAAGCGCTGCCGATAATACAACCCAC ATCTGCAGTAAAAGAGAAAGTGCAACAATTCGAAGAATTAGCTTCCAGAGTAACCAGGACGAAAACAAGAGCTATGGCGAAAAAG GAAGAGGAACCAGAAACTCACACTCCTCCCGACAAGATAGTGAAACCGGTACTGTCTGCTGAAACTCTCACCAAGATGAATAGCATGATCTTCAATGGGAAACCACCACAG ATATCAAGTTCAGCCACAAAACCCCGGGCTAACATAGTAACATCGACCAAGACTATGATTCCGTCGTCCACATCCAAGCTGAGCGGCATCTCCCGCGCCGCGGAGGAGTTGAAGCGCGAGAGAGAAGATGCACGGAAGAAGAAAGAAGCCATGTTGGAGGCTAAGAGGGAGTTGCAGAAGAA AAAACGCGAAGAGAAGATggcagcggcggcggcagcCCGCGAGGCTGCCGAGCGCGAGCGTCGCGCGGCGCtggaggcggcggcgcgggagcggcaggagaAGCAGGCGCATGCCGACCTGGGGAAACTGGAGAGGCTCAAGGAGGTCGAACGG AAAAAGCAAGAGCTAGCCCGTAAAGTGGCAGAAACAGAAGAGAGGAGACGGGCGGAGGAGCAGGCTCGACAGCAGAGACTGGCGGAGGAGCAGCGCCGAGCTGACGACGCCAGGAGGAAGCAGCTAGAGGAGGCCGCCGC AATGAAGAAAGAAGCGGCGTTTATGGCGAAAGAAATAGAGAAGAGACAGAAGGAGTATATAGAGAAACAGAAAATGAAGAGAATGGAAGACAAAT ccCACACCCCACTAAAGCTAGGCACAGCAGGTTGGCACGGCTCAGCTTTATCTCCCGTGTACATGGCGGATGGCTTCCAGTACCTCAACTCTGATGAGGACGAGGAGCCCGCCGAGAGGCCCATTCCTGAGTGGAGTACGTCTAAa GCCCGTAAAACCCAGCTATCAATCCAGAGCCTGGTTCAACCCTCGCACGTGGACCGCCTGTTCAGCGTCCGCGTGCACAGCCCCGACCTGCGCGATATCTTCCCCAACATCGAGCGAGCCAGGCTCAAGCGGACGTCTTCTGCTGTGTGGCGTACGCCGGAGAGACTGCCGGCGTTAGCTGAGTGA
- the LOC110382102 gene encoding ATP synthase subunit gamma, mitochondrial: protein MLGRAAPGVCQVLAVANQQQNRNMATLKAISIRLKSVKNIQKITQSMKMVSAAKYTRAERELKAARPYGEGAVQFYERAEVAPPADEPKELYIAMTSDRGLCGAVHTGVSKVIRTRLAEPGAENIKVICVGDKSRAILQRLYGKHILSVCNEIGRLPPTFNDACKIAGAILTSDYEFGSGKIIYNKFRSVVSYQQSDLPLFSQKAVESSPKLATYDSLDADVIQSYMEFSLASMLFYALKEGACSEQSSRMTAMDNASKNAGEMIDKLTLTFNRTRQAVITRELIEIISGAAALE, encoded by the exons ATGTTAGGACGTGCAGCACCGGGTGTCTGCCAAGTGTTGGCGGTGGCCAACCAGCAGCAGAACAGGAACATGGCCACCTTGAAAGCCATTTCCATCCGTCTGAAGTCTGTTAAGAACATTCAGAAGATTACCCAGTCCATGAAGATGGTGTCAGCCGCTAA GTACACTCGTGCTGAGCGTGAGCTGAAGGCCGCTCGCCCCTACGGTGAGGGAGCTGTCCAGTTCTACGAGAGGGCCGAG GTTGCACCCCCTGCGGATGAACCAAAAGAGCTGTACATTGCCATGACCTCCGACAGGG GTCTCTGCGGCGCGGTCCACACGGGTGTCTCGAAGGTGATCCGCACCCGCCTGGCGGAGCCCGGTGCTGAGAACATCAAGGTCATCTGTGTGGGAGACAAGTCCCGCGCCATCCTGCAGCGTCTGTACGGCAAGCATATCCTCAGTGTGTGCAATGAG ATCGGTCGTCTCCCCCCGACGTTCAACGACGCGTGCAAGATCGCGGGCGCCATCTTGACGTCGGACTACGAGTTCGGCTCCGGCAAGATCATCTACAACAAGTTCCGCTCCGTCGTGTCCTACCAGCAGTCTGATCTGCCGCTCTTCAGCCAGAAGGCTGTTGAG AGCTCGCCTAAACTGGCGACCTACGACTCTCTGGACGCCGACGTGATCCAGTCTTACATGGAGTTCTCCCTCGCCTCCATGTTGTTCTACGCTCTGAAGGAAGGCGCCTGCTCCGAGCAGTCCTCCCGCATGACGGCCATGGACAACGCCTCCAAGAACGCCGGCGAGATGATCGACAAACTGACCTTGACCTTCAACAGGACCCGTCAAGCCGTCATCACCAGGGAGCTCATTGAGATCATCTCTGGTGCCGCCGCCCTTGAATAA
- the LOC135118617 gene encoding inner centromere protein A-like isoform X1 — protein MSIFNELMTKINAISDDIVKNFNNDLQAAFDSLAKFEEEFHNGRRKAREKASKDITPMTTVHEDEDESTKSLDTDNTKRRSSTKSTTDLTVGRSSSESNPEKPQRASKKRSKHEVDDMLSPEQDKRQKRNASVKAQSIISKQVNVNLSAKLRREDTEKTSKGRRRKEDDKENSEPLLNIQIKQEKISLPPEPMDAETLPIEAEILVKKEVDDLAMPPPAMPVPRPRKAAAKEKADDSSEESAGKKRSTRSRKQTNDSVAPPVASTRSTRASSRSTRQLDADELPPPDARPKRTRAKKKVSETPEPEKAATAQESAPASPAEKPRPKRTRRGQKATEKQEEQPEEKHTEIAPPPTISPKEERLSNHDVSSPILQKEITKKGKKNPIVEVTRLNLDETDAETMKVGNVGDMDKTVVIPNGVYNHAPLTPKNVRNMNETVVIEAASRETMVIEKPQNAIMDATVVLDKDPKPVNLTDDNSLLTDDDDSQEIHTPPKQALPIIQPTSAVKEKVQQFEELASRVTRTKTRAMAKKQEEEPETHTPPDKIVKPVLSAETLTKMNSMIFNGKPPQISSSATKPRANIVTSTKTMIPSSTSKLSGISRAAEELKREREDARKKKEAMLEAKRELQKKKREEKMAAAAAAREAAERERRAALEAAARERQEKQAHADLGKLERLKEVERKKQELARKVAETEERRRAEEQARQQRLAEEQRRADDARRKQLEEAAAMKKEAAFMAKEIEKRQKEYIEKQKMKRMEDKSHTPLKLGTAGWHGSALSPVYMADGFQYLNSDEDEEPAERPIPEWSTSKARKTQLSIQSLVQPSHVDRLFSVRVHSPDLRDIFPNIERARLKRTSSAVWRTPERLPALAE, from the exons ATGTCTATTTTTAACGAATTGATGACAAAAATCAATGCAATATCTGACGATATtgtaaaaaactttaataatgacTTACAG GCCGCGTTCGATTCTCTTGCTAAATTCGAAGAGGAATTTCATAATGGACGGAGAAAGGCGCGGGAGAAAGCATCTAAAGATATTACCCCTATGACGACCGTTCACGAGGATGAAG ACGAATCAACAAAATCATTGGACACCGACAACACAAAACGCAGATCCAGCACAAAATCTACCACCGACCTCACAGTGGGACGTAGCTCCTCAGAAAGTAACCCTGAGAAGCCTCAACGGGCTTCTAAGAAACGCAGCAAACACGAAGTGGATGACATGTTGAGCCCCGAACAGGATAAGAGACAGAAACGCAACGCTTCTGTTAAGGCACAGAGTATTATTAGTAAACAG GTGAACGTAAACTTATCGGCAAAGCTTCGTCGCGAGGATACAGAGAAGACATCAAAAGGTCGACGGCGTAAGGAAGATGACAAAGAAAACTCGGAACCACTGCTCAATATACAAA tCAAACAAGAGAAGATCTCATTACCACCAGAACCGATGGATGCGGAAACTTTGCCAATTGAAGCTGAGATATTAGTTAAGAAGGAAGTTGATGATCTTGCTATGCCTCCACCAGCCATGCCTGTGCCCC GGCCACGTAAAGCAGCTGCCAAAGAGAAGGCGGATGACAGCAGCGAGGAGTCTGCAGGCAAGAAGAGGAGCACCCGGAGCAGGAAGCAGACCAACGATAGTGTAGCACCACCCG TGGCATCCACGCGGTCGACTCGCGCCAGCTCCCGCTCGACGCGACAGCTCGACGCTGACGAGCTGCCGCCGCCCGACGCCCGCCCCAAGCGGACACGGGCTAAAAAG aAAGTATCAGAGACGCCGGAACCAGAGAAAGCGGCCACAGCACAAGAAAGTGCTCCAG CTTCACCGGCTGAAAAACCTCGGCCCAAAAGAACTAGACGAGGGCAGAAAGCTAC AGAGAAACAAGAAGAGCAACCAGAAGAAAAGCATACAGAAATCGCCCCACCACCCACAATTTCACCGAAAGAAGAAAGACTATCAAACCACGATGTTTCCTCCCCTATATTACAAAAGGAAATTACTAAGAAAGGCAAAAAGAACCCTATTGTTGAGGTCACAAGGCTGAATTTAGATGAAACTGATGCAGAAACTATGAAAGTTGGCAATGTAGGGGATATGGATAAAACTGTCGTTATACCCAATGGTGTTTATAATCATGCACCTCTTACGCCTAAGAATGTG cgCAATATGAACGAAACTGTAGTTATAGAAGCAGCGAGCAGAGAAACTATGGTGATAGAAAAACCACAAAATGCTATTATGGATGCTACAGTTGTACTTGATAAAG ATCCCAAACCAGTGAATTTAACAGATGATAACTCGTTGCTGACGGATGACGACGACTCGCAGGAAATTCACACGCCGCCCAAACAAGCGCTGCCGATAATACAACCCAC ATCTGCAGTAAAAGAGAAAGTGCAACAATTCGAAGAATTAGCTTCCAGAGTAACCAGGACGAAAACAAGAGCTATGGCGAAAAAG CAGGAAGAGGAACCAGAAACTCACACTCCTCCCGACAAGATAGTGAAACCGGTACTGTCTGCTGAAACTCTCACCAAGATGAATAGCATGATCTTCAATGGGAAACCACCACAG ATATCAAGTTCAGCCACAAAACCCCGGGCTAACATAGTAACATCGACCAAGACTATGATTCCGTCGTCCACATCCAAGCTGAGCGGCATCTCCCGCGCCGCGGAGGAGTTGAAGCGCGAGAGAGAAGATGCACGGAAGAAGAAAGAAGCCATGTTGGAGGCTAAGAGGGAGTTGCAGAAGAA AAAACGCGAAGAGAAGATggcagcggcggcggcagcCCGCGAGGCTGCCGAGCGCGAGCGTCGCGCGGCGCtggaggcggcggcgcgggagcggcaggagaAGCAGGCGCATGCCGACCTGGGGAAACTGGAGAGGCTCAAGGAGGTCGAACGG AAAAAGCAAGAGCTAGCCCGTAAAGTGGCAGAAACAGAAGAGAGGAGACGGGCGGAGGAGCAGGCTCGACAGCAGAGACTGGCGGAGGAGCAGCGCCGAGCTGACGACGCCAGGAGGAAGCAGCTAGAGGAGGCCGCCGC AATGAAGAAAGAAGCGGCGTTTATGGCGAAAGAAATAGAGAAGAGACAGAAGGAGTATATAGAGAAACAGAAAATGAAGAGAATGGAAGACAAAT ccCACACCCCACTAAAGCTAGGCACAGCAGGTTGGCACGGCTCAGCTTTATCTCCCGTGTACATGGCGGATGGCTTCCAGTACCTCAACTCTGATGAGGACGAGGAGCCCGCCGAGAGGCCCATTCCTGAGTGGAGTACGTCTAAa GCCCGTAAAACCCAGCTATCAATCCAGAGCCTGGTTCAACCCTCGCACGTGGACCGCCTGTTCAGCGTCCGCGTGCACAGCCCCGACCTGCGCGATATCTTCCCCAACATCGAGCGAGCCAGGCTCAAGCGGACGTCTTCTGCTGTGTGGCGTACGCCGGAGAGACTGCCGGCGTTAGCTGAGTGA